The Apus apus isolate bApuApu2 chromosome 4, bApuApu2.pri.cur, whole genome shotgun sequence genome contains the following window.
ACATCCAGAATGTCAAAGCTGAGCACAATGATTTGTGGCTAACATTTTATATGCTTGCAGACCAACAGGCCCCTGGTGAAGCTGTGCACAGACTACCTCCAAGTCCATTTCCAAATTATTTGCTTCACCCTCAGGATGAGTCTAATGATCTTTGTGGCCTATCCAAGATCCTTTCTGTGTCAATGGAGAGAGCTAGAAATCTCTGAAAGTCTTTTGACAGTGGTTCTGAGATGCTAAAAAAAGATGATAGATTGTACTTTGATAGTGCAGTGAGCCCACGGCTTCCCTAACGTTGTGCGCTGAAATGTGAGTTATCTagagctgccagcaggaagTGGTAGGCAACAAGTTGTGTCTGAGCAGATGTCCGACTCCCAGCATTACCATGAGGTAATTACCATGAGGTGTCATTATCTATGTGAGATTGAAAATGCTGGATTCTTATGAGAGATGCCTATGAAACAACAGTACCGAGCAACTACACAGGGATCATTCAGGAACTGCACAGACAAGATAATTTGCTTTCATGGACAGATACTTCTATTTATAATGGAAAGTATGaccagaaaatgcattttctgtcaTGACAATCTAAATGTTAAATATTGAATAAAATGATACAGACAAAGACTTCCATTATGAGGCAAAAAACTAAGTTTCAGAACACAAACTGGAAATGTAACCtttgataaagaaataaaatctcagGAGTCAGATAAGAACAGaagaacaacaacaataacaaaacaaaaccactaagGATACAAATGAGGCAAACAcacaacaaatatttatttttatacagcGTTTAACTCAGTGTCTTCATGTGTAAGTCACCTTGTCActctttcagcagctgaatatTTCACAACACCCCTCATCTTGTGCTATACTCTTCCTCAGCTTAGTGATTAAGTTCCAGGAAATGCCATAAGGCCTGACCTTGAGCGTGTTTTATGCATATAAAGAAATCTACATGAGAAATTCCTTCACAGTATTCCCATAGCAATATCATTAATACACGTGACTGAAGGACTGTTCAAGACACCGAAGcctatttttaaacataatgcTACAAAATATCCTGTCTGCACTTGCAGCTAtttaaaaaactattaaaaaacatAACCGTAAGAGTTATACCTACATAATTGTATTATGtaggtgtgtatatatatatatatatatatatgtatgtatgtatgtatgtatgtttgtgAGTATAATGTTTCCTGCACTCTCCTGCGATCTATAAAACTTTGGATTTGTCAACTCTGGCCTTTGGTTTAGTTATTCATATCTTTAGCACTTAGACATGCAATATACTTGGAAGAAATACATTTAGCAAGTCAGAAAACCCAGCTGTTACAGAATAACACAATATATAGCCTCAGCAACAATCACAATAACAAACCTGGACTCCATTCTCCTAGGAATATTTCATGAAATTATGGGTCTGTATGCCATTTTCTAGAACATAATGGTCTAATGCAATTTATTAAATATACACTAACTACAGCTATAATCAGTCAGCCACTTGACTAGCCTTCAACGATGAGAAAACCCACTTCTGGGAAGACAGAACCTTCTCAAAGCTGGTCTTCACCTGAGGAATGAGCACCCTGGAAACTACAGTCCATCTGAGACCTCATAATCTCACCACTTTCCACTCTAAGGAGAAGCTGTGTACTTTTCTACTCATGACTTCTCAGAAGCATTCAGAACCATGCATAAATTACATATAAACATTTCCAAACCAAAAGGAACTCCCTCAGAAGACACTTTTTTGCCACCCTTCTGGAACAGGACAGTTTATCCGTATGAGAACAGAATTTCGCTCTTCAGTGCATTTCAGAGACACGACGAAGGTCAGAATAAGGTACATGGGCAGAAATAGCTTGTAAGAAAGTTACTGATGCCCAGcgaacacttttttttttttttttttttacgttcACTTTCTATTCCAACAACAACCTTTTACGTGTAtatgtaaattaattaaaaattaagtgcTGTTacaagtttgatttttttctccaaagccCGATAATCTTCTGAACTCCATTCCCCACCGTCCTGTCATCTCCTGTTTTTGCAGCcgcagtgacagcagcagctgtccgAGCACCCAGAAGTTGCAGGTGACACCACGCTGCACCCACGCTCCGAGTgctgctccctctctcctcctcgGCCCGAGGCGCCCCTCTGGAAGCTGCTAACGCCTCGAGTTCCGCCCTGTCTGGAGGAGGGCGATTTCTGACAGGCCTCCCGGCAGCGCAGCACCTGACACCCGGGGCGGGGACGGGCACCGGGAGCATTcccagggcaggagagctggtAGAGCTCGGACCGGCCTCAGTTCCAGCCGCCTCCCGGCCGCTGCAGAGGCAGCGCACGGCACCGGGAcccctttcttcctctgcccGCAGGGGCCCCTGGCGCAAAGCAGCGGGACGGCAGCGCCCACCCAGCCTCTTGCCCGCGCTCCCACACCGGGGAAGGCGACGGCTGCTTACCGGGTCTCGCATCCGTGTGAACGGCCCGGCGGCCGGTGCTGGAGACAAAGGGAAGAGCGCCTGCCCCGCCGCAGCGGAGAGGCaggagcggcggggcggccggggcctCTGCCGCCCGGCCTCGCTCCGCCGGCACTGGGTGCTCTGGGCGCCCTGCGCaggagcggcgggcggggcggcagGTGCTGGCGGCGGCGCGGAGAGGAGCCGGCCGagccgggcggggccgggccgagccgagccgagccgagcgtCTTGCGCCGCCGCAGCCGGCGCAGGTTACGGTACGGAGCGAAGGGAGGAGCCTTGCGCGGCGCCGGGGCCGCGCTCCGCTCTGCGCCGCTGGGGCTGcacgggggcggggggggagcggggcgagCGCGGGAGGTGCCGTGCGTgagcggggcggcccggccaCAAGGGGGTGTCCGCGACTGATCCGGCCTGTGTCCCCTCCCCGTTTCCCGAGGGGCTGGTGTCAGTCCAGCCATCGCCTAAGGAAGTCCCTACCTGCTCGCAGGCCTCACCTGGGCTGATCCGCACCTGGGATGCGGTTAGCGGAGGGGAAAGATGGTTAGCACCATTGCTGGGGAAGGTGTCTGTGGGTACGGAGGAAGGTTTAAAAGAGGGTGCAGTGGTCAGTGTGGGACTTCGGTACCTGGGAAGAGGGATTGCTGGAGGGGAGAGGACTCTGCCCCCTAAGGCAGGAGAGCTAGGGGGTTTTGGTAGGAAGAGAAGTGGTCAGCCTGGGTTTCTGAGGAGGCCATGCCATGGGGCTGAGGGCTGGCCCAGGTTTCTGCTCGGAATGTCTAGTCAATACAGGCAAATCCTCTGTTAGATCAG
Protein-coding sequences here:
- the LOC127383636 gene encoding ankyrin repeat domain-containing protein 18A-like; translated protein: MHKLHINISKPKGTPSEDTFLPPFWNRTVYPYENRISLFSAFQRHDEGQNKRRGRSGGAAGASAARPRSAGTGCSGRPAQERRAGRQVLAAARRGAGRAGRGRAEPSRAERLAPPQPAQVTKDRTCLHYAVRKRFTFLDYVLIIILMPVMLIGYLLMVSKTKQNENLIKMLLRAGVNVNATDFSGSTALHYACEMKNQAVIPLLLEAHADTSVKNQNGETPLDIARRLQFHNIESMLKKTS